The following coding sequences lie in one Eriocheir sinensis breed Jianghai 21 chromosome 19, ASM2467909v1, whole genome shotgun sequence genomic window:
- the LOC127000727 gene encoding histone H2A-like isoform X1 translates to MSGRGKGGKVKGKSKSRSSRAGLQFPVGRIHRLLRKGNYAERVGAGAPVYLAAVMEYLAAEVLELAGNAARDNKKTRIIPRHLQLAIRNDEELNKLLSGVTIAQGGVLPNIQAVLLPKKTEKK, encoded by the coding sequence atgtctggacgcggcaagggaggaaaggtgaaggggaagtcaaagtcccgctccagccgtgccggcctgcagttccccgtgggcaggatccaccgtctcctgaggaagggcaactacgccgagcgcgtgggcgccggcgcccccgtgtacctggcggccgtcatggagtacctggccgccgaggtgctcgagctggccggcaacgcggcccgcgacaacaagaagacccgcatcatcccccgccacctgcagctggccatccgcaacgacgaggagctgaacaagctcctctccggcgtcaccattgcccagggaggtgtgctgcctaacatccaggcggtgctcctgcccaagaagaccgagaagaagtaa
- the LOC127000726 gene encoding histone H3, which yields MARTKQTARKSTGGKAPRKQLATKAARKSAPATGGVKKPHRYRPGTVALREIRRYQKSTELLIRKLPFQRLVREIAQDFKTDLRFQSSAVMALQEASEAYLVGLFEDTNLCAIHAKRVTIMPKDIQLARRIRGERA from the coding sequence atggcccgtaccaagcagactgccaggaaatccaccggtggcaaggcgccccgcaagcagctggccaccaaggccgctcgcaagtcggccccggccaccggaggagtcaagaagcctcaccgctacaggcccgggaccgtggccctccgtgagatccgccgctaccagaagagcaccgagctcctcatcaggaagctgcccttccagcgtctggtgcgcgagatcgcccaggatttcaagaccgatctccgcttccagtcctctgccgtcatggctctgcaggaagcctccgaggcctacctcgtcggtctcttcgaggacaccaacctctgcgccatccacgccaagcgtgtcaccatcatgccaaaggacatccagctggcccgtcgcattcgcggcgagcgtgcctaa
- the LOC127000730 gene encoding histone H2B, which translates to MPPKASGKAAKKAGKAQKAIAKGDKKKKRRRKESYSIYIYKVLKQVHPDTGVSSKAMSIMNSFVNDIFERIAAEASRLAHYNKRSTITSREIQTAVRLLLPGELAKHAVSEGTKAVTKYTSSK; encoded by the coding sequence atgccccccaaagcatcaggaaaggccgccaagaaggctggcaaggcccagaaggccatcgccaagggtgacaagaagaagaagcgcaggaggaaggagagctactccatctacatctacaaggtgctcaagcaggtccaccccgacaccggcgtctcctccaaggccatgtccatcatgaactccttcgtgaacgacatcttcgagcgcatcgccgccgaggcctctcgcctggcccattacaacaagcgctccaccatcaccagtcgggagatccagacggccgtccgtctcctcctgcccggtgagctggccaagcacgccgtgtccgaaggcaccaaggccgtcaccaagtacacctcctccaaataa
- the LOC127000727 gene encoding histone H2A-like isoform X2 → MSGRGKGGKVKGKSKSRSSRAILQFPVGRIHRLLRKGNYAERVGAGAPVYLAAVMEYLAAEVLELAGNAARDNKKTRIIPRHLQLAIRNDEELNKLLSGVTIAQGGVLPNIQAVLLPKKTEKK, encoded by the coding sequence atgtctggacgcggcaagggaggaaaggtgaaggggaagtcaaagtcccgctccagccgtgccatcctgcagttccccgtgggcaggatccaccgtctcctgaggaagggcaactacgccgagcgcgtgggcgccggcgcccccgtgtacctggcggccgtcatggagtacctggccgccgaggtgctcgagctggccggcaacgcggcccgcgacaacaagaagacccgcatcatcccccgccacctgcagctggccatccgcaacgacgaggagctgaacaagctcctctccggcgtcaccattgcccagggaggtgtgctgcctaacatccaggcggtgctcctgcccaagaagaccgagaagaagtaa